The DNA region CTCATTTTTGATGAGCCGTTTAGCGGGTTCGACCCTATAAACGTTCAGCTCGTAAAGGACGAAATACTGGAATTGAAACGTAAAGGGACAACCATTATCTTCTCAACCCACAATATGGCATCGGTTGAGGAGCTTTGCGACCATATCACCCTAATCAACAAGTCGCGTAACATCCTAAGCGGGCAAATTGATGAGGTGCGCCAGAGTTACGGTAGCAATGTTTTCGAAATAGCTTTCCGTGGAAATCCCGATTCACTAAGGCAAAAGGTTGAAGGTAGGTTCGAACTGTTGAAGATTGATACCGACAACTCGCTACCTAAGGCGCAGGTTAGATTAAAATCGCAATCCGATGCCAATAGCCTTTTGCAGGAATTAATTCCAGCTGTTGAAATAGTTTCCTTCAACCCCATTGTGCCTAGCATGCACGATATTTTTATACAGGTAGTGAAGGAGTATAACCAAAAGCACGGTTTAGTAATCAGTTAGGTTAAAACTTAAACTAGAAAATAGTATGAACAAGATATTTCTCATAATGCAGCGCGAGTTCATGACCAGGGTCAGGAAAAAATCGTTTATCATAACCACCCTGCTCTCGCCAATATTTTTTGCAGCCATAGCCATACTTCCAAGCTACCTAGCTTCGCTTGAGGTTACCGAGGTACGAACCGTTGCCGTGGTTGATAATACCAAACAGTTTATTGATGTAATTCCCTCAACTGAGTATATCAAGGTTACTTACGTAACCGATACTCCTGCCGAAAAGGTTAAGGAAAACTTAAATGAAACAGGCTATTATGCCCTATTGGTGATTGACTCTACCTCCACACCTAATCAGGCAGCTTTCACCATTTACTCCCAGAAACAGCCTGCCATTGATGTTATGCAGCACCTGGAGAATACTTTAGAAAAGGAAATTGAGGCGCGCAAGCTTAAAACCTATAATATCGATAATCTAGATAAGATACTTGCCGATGTTAAAACCAGTATCTCAATAAAATCGATAAAGGTAAGCCAAACAGGGGAGGAAAAGGAGAGTAACACCCTAATTGCTATGGCAATAGCTTACATCATGAGCTTTTTGATGTATATGATGGTGCTTATAACCGGTAACCAGGTTATGCAGGGGGTTATTGAGGAGAAAACAAACCGCGTGGTTGAGGTTATCATTTCATCGGTTAAGCCGTTTCAGATGATGGCGGGTAAAATTTTTGGGATGGCCTCAGTGAGCCTGCTGCAAATACTGATATGGGTGGTAATGACCGCTGCGCTTGCCGGGGTTGGTATCAACATCATAAGCAGTAAAATGACCACAAAACCCGCTACCGAGCAAATGCAGGCCATGGCCCAGGCTGACCCTCAAATGGCACAGGTTCAGGAACAGGCTACTGCAGTAGCAAACAGTGAGGGAATGAGTTTCCTTACAGCCCTCAAGAACCAGAACTTCCCATTACTCATTGGAGGATTTATATTCTACTTCCTTTTTGGGTACTTACTTTATGCGGCTATGTTTGCAGCCGTGGGCTCAGCAGTGGAAAGTATAACCGATACCCAACAGCTCACACTGCCAATTACCCTACCGCTGATACTGGCAATAATTGTGATGATTAGCGGAATTAAGTCGCCCGATGGGCCTTTAGCTTTCTGGTTCTCGCTAATTCCTTTTACCTCGCCGGTTATTATGCTAACCCGTTTGCCTTTTGGCGTTCCAACCTGGCAATTGGCACTATCGGCTACTCTGCTTGTGGGTACATTTATCCTTATTACCTGGCTAGCCGCCAAAATATACAGGGTGGGCATACTAATGTACGGTAAAAAGTACACCTGGAAGGAAATGATTAAGTGGATTAGCTACAGAGGGTAGAGTTTACAATGCTTACCATTGAACAGCTACTTGAAAGTTACGATAAACCCGGCACGGTTATCCTCCTTGAGGGTAAACGTGCCGTTTTACCTACCGACCAGCACAAGCTAATTGAGGTTGGTAAGCTGCTCGCAGGCAGCAGTAAACATATTGTTTTCAGGAGCGGAAATGCCAAAGGCGCCGATTACTTCTTTTCGCAGGGAGTTTCGATGGTTAACCCATCGCGCTTACAGCAAGTAACCCCGTACCGCGGCCATAGAACTAAAGAGACTTTAGGCAGGCAAACGGTTTCGCTCGACGATGTTGACCTGGCAA from Tenuifilum sp. 4138str includes:
- a CDS encoding ABC transporter ATP-binding protein, coding for MHLLEAKGIEKRYSNHLALDDVSISVPRGSIYGLLGPNGAGKTTLIRIINQITGPDRGEVLFDGRQMQPNDIYRIGYLPEERGLYKKMKVGEQALFLAQLKGLSRAEAMKRLKSWFEKFEIQAWWDKKIEELSKGMAQKVQFMVTVVHEPELLIFDEPFSGFDPINVQLVKDEILELKRKGTTIIFSTHNMASVEELCDHITLINKSRNILSGQIDEVRQSYGSNVFEIAFRGNPDSLRQKVEGRFELLKIDTDNSLPKAQVRLKSQSDANSLLQELIPAVEIVSFNPIVPSMHDIFIQVVKEYNQKHGLVIS
- a CDS encoding ABC transporter permease, whose protein sequence is MNKIFLIMQREFMTRVRKKSFIITTLLSPIFFAAIAILPSYLASLEVTEVRTVAVVDNTKQFIDVIPSTEYIKVTYVTDTPAEKVKENLNETGYYALLVIDSTSTPNQAAFTIYSQKQPAIDVMQHLENTLEKEIEARKLKTYNIDNLDKILADVKTSISIKSIKVSQTGEEKESNTLIAMAIAYIMSFLMYMMVLITGNQVMQGVIEEKTNRVVEVIISSVKPFQMMAGKIFGMASVSLLQILIWVVMTAALAGVGINIISSKMTTKPATEQMQAMAQADPQMAQVQEQATAVANSEGMSFLTALKNQNFPLLIGGFIFYFLFGYLLYAAMFAAVGSAVESITDTQQLTLPITLPLILAIIVMISGIKSPDGPLAFWFSLIPFTSPVIMLTRLPFGVPTWQLALSATLLVGTFILITWLAAKIYRVGILMYGKKYTWKEMIKWISYRG